One stretch of Streptomyces sp. R21 DNA includes these proteins:
- a CDS encoding TerD family protein, translated as MTAELVRGQNHPLSQARLEVRVSAGKPVVAGATLSDEQGKVRGVEWVAHPGAPTLPGLEVSKQAAADHRLAFDLDAVPESVHRVSVLLALPSGVGGPVRFGAVAAPFIAVTGLDGSEVASYTITGLDAESAVVALELYRRQGAWKVRAVGQGYAGGLAELLTDQGLPEARQLAGSINEAVAQGLARSVAAPPPRTPDGDRSRTAAASAGAPDQPYAAPQNTSGNGMPAHTGHSGAHPQPDPSAVTQPSAPTAGGPVNYSHPGRQNVAPPPPPPTAPPAQPGQPAQPVAGDATGWSMEERLYNQVWGMFEDLARSTAAYRSAVDFADSRLEQELDKALSDPRSRIGGQGDAAREAARTKHADLVDQARAALDRDLAQLTAESEVVEPALPMAYAGWDNPVWHGYRVPMEVPMAVRLGNLSLPESERLSIPMLVRLPLERGLWIDSGRASLDGSLADSDQLRRLAMDTAVAQAARLLAVYPAGDFTVHVIDPAGSGASSLAPLVHSGVLAGPPAAGAAGVADVLARLTQRVDLVQMAVRGGAADSLPPGFDTAEQLLIVNDFPHGFDDRAVTQLRYLADEGPAVGVHLMMVADREDATAYGPLLDPLWRALMRLTPVPDDHLADPWVGHAWTYEPALIPPDSQVLQHVLTQVSAARRSWGR; from the coding sequence ATGACGGCCGAGCTGGTCCGGGGGCAGAACCATCCGCTCTCCCAGGCCCGACTTGAGGTCCGCGTGTCGGCAGGCAAGCCGGTCGTGGCCGGGGCCACGCTCAGCGACGAGCAGGGCAAGGTCCGCGGCGTCGAATGGGTGGCCCATCCCGGCGCGCCCACGCTGCCAGGACTCGAGGTCTCCAAGCAGGCGGCGGCCGACCACCGCCTCGCCTTCGACCTGGACGCCGTGCCGGAGAGCGTGCACCGCGTCAGCGTGCTGCTCGCACTGCCCTCCGGCGTCGGCGGCCCGGTCCGGTTCGGCGCCGTCGCCGCCCCCTTCATCGCGGTCACCGGCCTCGACGGATCCGAGGTCGCCAGCTACACCATCACAGGCCTGGACGCCGAGTCGGCGGTCGTCGCCCTGGAGCTCTACCGACGCCAGGGCGCCTGGAAGGTCCGCGCGGTCGGACAGGGATACGCGGGCGGCCTCGCCGAACTCCTCACCGACCAGGGCCTGCCCGAGGCCCGGCAGCTCGCGGGCAGCATCAATGAAGCCGTGGCCCAGGGCCTGGCGCGCAGCGTGGCGGCACCCCCGCCCCGCACGCCCGACGGGGACCGCTCCCGGACGGCAGCCGCCTCCGCCGGGGCCCCGGACCAGCCCTACGCCGCTCCCCAGAACACCTCCGGGAACGGCATGCCCGCGCACACCGGCCACTCCGGCGCCCACCCGCAGCCGGACCCCTCCGCGGTCACCCAGCCGTCCGCGCCCACCGCCGGTGGCCCCGTCAACTACAGCCACCCCGGCCGGCAGAACGTGGCGCCGCCCCCGCCCCCGCCGACCGCACCCCCGGCGCAGCCCGGGCAGCCCGCCCAGCCCGTGGCCGGCGACGCGACCGGCTGGTCCATGGAGGAGCGGCTCTACAACCAGGTGTGGGGCATGTTCGAGGACTTGGCCCGCAGCACCGCGGCGTACCGCAGCGCGGTGGACTTCGCCGACTCACGCCTGGAGCAGGAGCTCGACAAGGCCCTGTCCGACCCGCGCAGTCGCATCGGCGGGCAGGGGGACGCGGCGCGCGAGGCGGCCCGCACCAAGCACGCAGACCTGGTCGACCAGGCCCGGGCGGCCCTCGACCGCGACCTGGCCCAGCTCACCGCCGAGTCCGAGGTGGTCGAGCCCGCGCTGCCCATGGCGTACGCAGGCTGGGACAACCCGGTCTGGCACGGCTACCGGGTGCCGATGGAGGTTCCCATGGCGGTGCGCCTCGGCAACCTCAGCCTGCCCGAGAGCGAGCGCCTGAGCATTCCGATGCTGGTCCGCCTGCCATTGGAGCGCGGTCTGTGGATCGACAGCGGCCGCGCCTCGCTCGACGGTTCGCTCGCCGACTCCGACCAGCTGCGCCGCCTGGCCATGGACACGGCGGTGGCGCAGGCCGCGCGGCTGCTCGCCGTCTATCCGGCGGGCGACTTCACCGTCCATGTGATCGACCCGGCCGGTTCGGGGGCGTCCTCCCTCGCGCCGCTGGTGCACTCCGGTGTGCTCGCCGGGCCGCCGGCCGCCGGCGCTGCGGGCGTGGCGGACGTCCTCGCCCGGCTCACCCAGCGCGTCGACCTGGTGCAGATGGCGGTGCGTGGTGGCGCGGCCGACTCGCTGCCGCCCGGCTTCGACACCGCTGAGCAACTGCTGATCGTCAACGACTTCCCGCACGGCTTCGACGACCGCGCCGTCACCCAGCTGCGCTATCTCGCGGACGAGGGGCCGGCCGTCGGCGTCCATCTGATGATGGTCGCCGACCGGGAGGACGCCACCGCCTACGGGCCCCTGCTCGACCCGCTGTGGCGCGCGCTGATGCGCCTCACCCCGGTGCCCGACGATCATCTGGCCGACCCCTGGGTCGGGCATGCCTGGACGTACGAGCCCGCCCTCATCCCCCCCGACAGCCAGGTGCTCCAGCATGTGCTCACCCAGGTGTCGGCGGCCCGTCGCTCATGGGGCCGCTGA
- a CDS encoding calcium:proton antiporter: MIVPIRSLMTRWTAFVPMVAVVLLAFTWGRDLPGAAVALVTLVLAGAVLAAVHHAEVIAHRVGEPFGSLVLAVAVTIIEVALIVTLMADGGDKSSTLARDTVFAAVMITCNGIVGVCLLVASLRHGLAVFNAEGTGAALATVATLATLSLVFPTFTTSKPGPEFSTAQLTFAALASLVLYGLFVATQTVRHRDYFLPITRHGEVIDADDHADAPSSRTAWISLGLLGLALVGVVGLAKGVSPTIESGVEAAGMPHSVVGVIIALLVLLPETIAAVRSARRDRVQTSLNLALGSAMASIGLTIPAVALATIWLSGPLVLGLSSTHMVLLVLTVVVSSLTVVPGRATPLQGGVHLVVFAAYLELAINP; encoded by the coding sequence ATGATCGTTCCGATCCGATCGCTCATGACGCGGTGGACGGCCTTCGTTCCCATGGTCGCCGTGGTCCTGCTGGCTTTCACCTGGGGTCGCGACCTGCCCGGTGCCGCCGTCGCCCTGGTGACACTGGTCCTCGCCGGCGCCGTGCTGGCCGCCGTCCATCACGCCGAGGTGATCGCGCACCGCGTCGGCGAACCTTTCGGCTCTCTCGTCCTCGCCGTCGCCGTCACGATCATCGAGGTCGCACTGATCGTCACCCTCATGGCGGACGGCGGCGACAAGAGCTCGACCCTGGCTCGCGACACGGTGTTCGCAGCCGTGATGATCACCTGCAACGGAATCGTCGGGGTGTGCCTCCTCGTCGCCTCACTGCGCCACGGACTCGCGGTCTTCAACGCGGAGGGCACCGGAGCCGCCCTCGCGACCGTCGCGACACTGGCCACGCTCAGCCTGGTCTTCCCGACCTTCACCACCAGCAAGCCCGGCCCCGAGTTCTCCACCGCCCAGCTCACCTTCGCCGCACTCGCCTCGCTGGTCCTGTACGGGCTGTTCGTGGCGACCCAGACCGTGCGCCACCGCGACTACTTCCTGCCGATCACCCGGCACGGCGAGGTGATCGACGCCGACGACCACGCCGACGCGCCCTCCTCCCGTACCGCCTGGATCAGCCTCGGGCTGCTCGGCCTGGCCCTCGTCGGAGTCGTCGGCCTCGCCAAGGGCGTGTCGCCCACCATCGAGTCCGGCGTCGAGGCGGCCGGCATGCCGCACTCCGTGGTCGGCGTGATCATCGCGCTGCTCGTGCTGCTCCCCGAGACCATCGCCGCGGTACGCTCGGCCCGCCGCGACCGGGTGCAGACCAGCCTGAACCTCGCACTCGGCTCGGCCATGGCCAGCATCGGCCTCACGATCCCCGCCGTCGCCCTCGCCACCATCTGGCTCTCCGGACCGCTCGTCCTCGGCCTGAGTTCCACCCACATGGTGCTGCTCGTGTTGACCGTGGTGGTGAGCTCGCTGACCGTCGTCCCCGGACGGGCCACGCCACTCCAGGGCGGTGTGCACTTGGTGGTGTTCGCCGCCTACTTGGAGCTCGCCATCAACCCGTAA
- a CDS encoding MBL fold metallo-hydrolase, with amino-acid sequence MTYSGAVKVGGPADVHELQDLMISKVAVGPMDNNAYLLRCRATDEQLLIDAANDASTLLSLIGDDGIASVVTTHQHGDHWQALAEVVAATGARTYAGRDDAEGIPVPTDVPVQDGDTIRVGRVELTARHLVGHTPGSIALVYDDPHGHPHVFTGDCLFPGGVGNTRKDPKAFASLIHDVETKIFGELPDETWVYPGHGNDTTLGAERPHLPEWHARGW; translated from the coding sequence ATGACGTACAGCGGAGCGGTGAAGGTCGGCGGTCCGGCCGATGTGCACGAGCTGCAGGATCTGATGATCTCCAAGGTCGCGGTCGGCCCGATGGACAACAACGCCTATCTGCTGCGCTGCCGGGCCACCGACGAGCAGCTGCTGATCGACGCGGCCAACGACGCCTCGACCCTGCTCTCGCTGATCGGTGACGACGGCATCGCGTCCGTCGTCACCACGCATCAGCACGGCGACCACTGGCAGGCGCTCGCGGAGGTCGTCGCGGCCACCGGTGCGCGCACCTACGCGGGCCGGGACGACGCCGAGGGCATCCCGGTGCCGACCGACGTACCCGTCCAGGACGGCGACACGATCCGGGTGGGGCGCGTCGAGCTGACGGCGCGCCATCTGGTGGGCCACACGCCGGGCTCCATCGCCCTGGTCTACGACGACCCGCACGGGCACCCTCATGTGTTCACGGGGGACTGTCTGTTCCCGGGTGGTGTGGGCAACACACGCAAGGACCCGAAGGCGTTCGCCAGTCTCATCCACGACGTCGAGACGAAGATCTTCGGCGAGCTGCCGGACGAGACCTGGGTCTATCCGGGCCACGGCAACGACACGACGCTGGGCGCGGAGCGGCCGCATCTGCCGGAGTGGCACGCGCGGGGTTGGTGA
- a CDS encoding ABC transporter substrate-binding protein, with protein sequence MHIARSALRRAVSAATVALLATAVGCAPQPSTTASGKASASGKQTCAKSTLGTQASGKLTIATDEPAYEPWFKDDKPASGKGFESAVAYAVAKQLGYAKSDVVWQSIPFNKAFAPGEKTFDFDINQVSISAERKKAVDFSSGYYDVRQAVIALKGSKAAKATSIADLKGLKLGAQVGTTSLDYISDVVKPTQEAAAYAKNDQAKAALKNGQVDAIVTDLPTAFYITAAEVTNAKIVGQFENQGGTPEQFGLVLDKGSALTSCVTGAVDALRKDGTLAKIETQWLSDAVDAPVLK encoded by the coding sequence ATGCACATTGCCAGAAGCGCCCTGCGCCGCGCCGTCTCCGCCGCCACTGTCGCTCTGCTCGCCACCGCGGTCGGCTGCGCTCCGCAGCCGTCGACGACGGCATCGGGCAAAGCCTCCGCTTCCGGCAAGCAGACCTGCGCGAAGAGCACGTTGGGCACGCAGGCGTCCGGCAAGCTGACGATCGCGACCGACGAGCCCGCGTACGAGCCGTGGTTCAAGGACGACAAGCCGGCCAGCGGCAAGGGGTTCGAGTCAGCGGTCGCGTATGCCGTGGCCAAGCAGTTGGGCTACGCCAAGAGCGATGTCGTCTGGCAGAGCATCCCCTTCAACAAGGCCTTCGCGCCCGGTGAGAAGACCTTCGACTTCGACATCAATCAGGTGTCGATCAGCGCCGAGCGCAAGAAGGCCGTGGACTTCTCGTCCGGCTACTACGACGTGCGCCAGGCCGTCATCGCGCTGAAGGGCTCCAAGGCCGCGAAGGCGACGAGCATCGCGGACCTCAAGGGCCTGAAGCTGGGCGCCCAGGTGGGCACCACCAGCCTCGACTACATCAGCGACGTGGTGAAGCCCACTCAGGAGGCCGCCGCGTACGCCAAGAACGACCAGGCCAAGGCCGCGCTGAAGAACGGCCAGGTCGACGCCATCGTCACCGACCTGCCGACCGCCTTCTACATCACGGCGGCCGAGGTGACGAACGCGAAGATCGTCGGGCAGTTCGAGAACCAGGGCGGCACGCCCGAGCAGTTCGGGCTCGTACTCGACAAGGGCAGCGCGCTCACCTCCTGCGTGACGGGCGCCGTGGACGCCCTGCGCAAGGACGGCACGCTCGCGAAGATCGAGACGCAGTGGCTCTCGGACGCCGTCGACGCCCCGGTGCTCAAGTGA
- the aroQ gene encoding type II 3-dehydroquinate dehydratase, whose protein sequence is MPRTLANAPIMILNGPNLNLLGQRQPEIYGSDTLADVEALCAKAAAAHGGTVDFRQSNHEGELVDWIHEARLNHAGIVINPAAYSHTSVAILDALNTCDGLPVVEVHISNIHQREEFRHHSYVSLRADGVIAGCGVQGYAFAVERVAALAGAGQADA, encoded by the coding sequence GTGCCCCGCACCCTCGCCAACGCCCCGATCATGATTCTCAACGGGCCCAACCTGAACCTGCTCGGGCAGCGTCAGCCGGAGATCTATGGCTCCGACACGCTCGCCGACGTCGAGGCGCTGTGCGCCAAGGCGGCGGCCGCGCACGGCGGCACGGTGGACTTCCGCCAGTCCAACCACGAGGGCGAGTTGGTGGACTGGATCCACGAAGCGCGCCTGAACCACGCCGGCATCGTGATCAATCCGGCCGCCTACTCGCACACGTCCGTCGCCATCCTGGATGCGCTCAACACCTGCGACGGCCTTCCTGTGGTGGAGGTCCACATCTCCAACATCCACCAGCGCGAGGAGTTCCGGCACCACTCGTACGTCTCGCTGCGCGCCGACGGCGTCATCGCGGGGTGCGGTGTGCAGGGGTACGCGTTCGCGGTGGAGCGGGTGGCCGCGCTGGCGGGGGCGGGGCAGGCGGACGCCTAG
- a CDS encoding amino acid ABC transporter permease, with protein MTVTKQESGQEGADDNGDMPGAGDGYIPSARRLERERYKSSRARRATAIAALSTLVTGLVLYFVVVNAPGWQVTKETFFSGQYAREAFPKVLKGLWLNIRLLLVCGAAVIVLGMLIAIARTLRGPVFFPLRVLAAAYTDFFRGLPLIINLIIVVLGVPALRLQGVTVDPVLLGGTALTLTYSAYVAEVFRAGIESVHPSQRAAARSLGLSNRQSLRYVVLPQAVRRQVPPLLNDLVSLQKDTGLVSIGGAIDAVRAADIIEGRSLNFTPYIVAGLLFVALTIPMTRFTDWVTARMDRRRAQGGTI; from the coding sequence GTGACCGTGACGAAGCAGGAGTCCGGCCAGGAGGGCGCGGACGACAACGGTGACATGCCCGGCGCGGGCGACGGCTACATCCCCTCGGCGCGGCGGCTCGAACGCGAGCGCTACAAGAGCAGCCGTGCCCGCCGCGCCACCGCGATCGCGGCGCTGTCCACCCTCGTCACGGGCCTTGTCCTCTACTTCGTCGTGGTCAACGCACCCGGCTGGCAGGTGACCAAGGAGACGTTCTTCAGCGGCCAGTACGCGCGCGAGGCGTTCCCCAAGGTCCTCAAGGGGCTGTGGCTGAACATCCGGCTGCTGCTGGTGTGCGGCGCCGCCGTCATCGTCCTGGGCATGCTGATCGCCATCGCCCGCACGCTGCGCGGCCCGGTGTTCTTTCCGCTCCGGGTACTGGCGGCCGCGTACACCGACTTCTTCCGCGGGCTCCCGCTGATCATCAACCTGATCATCGTCGTTCTGGGGGTTCCCGCGCTGCGGCTGCAGGGCGTCACCGTCGACCCGGTGCTGCTCGGCGGCACGGCGCTGACGCTGACGTATTCGGCGTACGTCGCCGAGGTGTTCCGCGCCGGCATCGAGTCCGTCCACCCCTCGCAGCGTGCGGCGGCCCGCTCGCTGGGTCTCAGCAACCGGCAGTCGCTGCGCTACGTAGTGCTGCCTCAGGCCGTACGGCGCCAGGTGCCGCCGCTGCTCAACGACCTGGTGTCGCTCCAGAAGGACACCGGGCTCGTGTCGATCGGCGGCGCGATCGACGCCGTACGCGCGGCCGACATCATCGAGGGCCGCAGCCTCAACTTCACTCCGTACATCGTCGCGGGCCTGCTCTTCGTGGCGCTGACCATCCCGATGACCCGCTTCACGGACTGGGTCACGGCCCGCATGGACCGCCGGCGGGCTCAGGGAGGGACCATATGA
- a CDS encoding maleylpyruvate isomerase family mycothiol-dependent enzyme has translation MIDHVRDLASVRDATERLLTAAAKLDNASVAEPSRLPGWSRGHVLAHLARNADALVNVLAGRPMYSSAEVRDTDIERDAPRPLDVQLTDVRESAARFQDTGAEPADWSRTVELRNGVTDSASRVPFRRWVEVELHHVDLGIGYELEDLPEEFVEREIAFLADRFSGHPDVPPTRITDHARAWSTGRAAEDGFDITVTGPAPDLLGWLSGRRDGSALSTSGGPLPALPPL, from the coding sequence ATGATTGATCATGTGCGCGACCTGGCGTCTGTACGTGACGCGACCGAACGGCTGCTCACCGCAGCCGCCAAACTGGACAACGCTTCCGTGGCCGAGCCGTCACGGCTTCCCGGCTGGAGCCGCGGCCATGTGCTCGCCCACCTCGCCCGCAACGCGGACGCGCTCGTGAACGTGCTCGCCGGGCGCCCCATGTACTCCTCCGCCGAGGTGCGGGACACCGACATCGAGCGGGACGCGCCGCGCCCCCTGGACGTACAGCTCACGGACGTACGCGAGAGCGCGGCCCGCTTCCAGGACACGGGGGCCGAGCCCGCGGACTGGTCGCGGACGGTGGAGCTGCGCAACGGGGTCACGGACTCCGCGTCCCGGGTGCCGTTCCGGCGGTGGGTCGAGGTGGAGCTGCACCATGTCGATCTCGGGATCGGGTACGAGCTGGAGGACCTTCCGGAGGAGTTCGTGGAGCGGGAGATCGCGTTTCTCGCCGACCGCTTCTCCGGGCACCCCGATGTGCCGCCCACCCGGATCACGGACCACGCGCGCGCGTGGAGCACCGGTCGCGCCGCCGAGGACGGCTTCGACATCACCGTGACCGGTCCCGCACCCGACCTGCTCGGCTGGCTCTCCGGCCGCCGCGACGGCTCGGCGCTGAGCACCTCCGGCGGGCCGCTGCCGGCGCTCCCTCCGCTATAG
- a CDS encoding MFS transporter has translation MLRLAAASLAGTAIEFYDFFVYGTAAALVLGPLFFPTFSPLAGTLAAFGTFGVGFVARPLGSVLFGHLGDRRGRRPVLVASLLLTGAATVAVGCVPTYDTIGTAAPVLLLVLRFVQGLGLGGEWGGAVLLTAEHAPAGRRGLWSSFPQIGPSLGFVLANGVMLALSAGLSDAQFAAWGWRVPFWAAGVLAAAGLWLRSSLAESPRFLEMREHARVPLAEVVRDHWRLVLLTAGGLAVGYAVFYAVTTWALAYGVERLGVSRTVMLGCIMAAVVVKGSLTPLVAVLSDRYGRRPLCLAGCAAAALWMFPMIALLSTGEPLLMFLGFVVALLAFITMFAVIAACLPELYEPRVRCTGAAVGYNLGGVLGGALTPIVATAVAHGERVPWGVAAYLTGIALLSLGCFALLPETLPVRRLAVAPATD, from the coding sequence ATGCTCCGGCTCGCGGCGGCCTCGCTCGCCGGGACGGCCATCGAGTTCTACGACTTCTTCGTCTACGGGACGGCGGCCGCGCTGGTCCTGGGGCCGCTGTTCTTCCCGACGTTCTCGCCGCTGGCGGGGACGCTGGCGGCCTTCGGGACGTTCGGCGTCGGGTTCGTCGCGCGCCCGCTCGGGTCGGTGCTCTTCGGGCACCTCGGGGATCGGCGCGGGCGGCGGCCGGTCCTGGTCGCTTCGCTGTTGCTGACCGGTGCGGCGACCGTCGCGGTCGGCTGTGTGCCGACGTACGACACGATTGGTACAGCCGCTCCCGTGCTCCTTCTTGTGCTGCGTTTTGTGCAGGGGCTCGGGCTCGGCGGGGAGTGGGGCGGGGCGGTGCTGCTGACGGCGGAGCACGCGCCCGCCGGGCGGCGCGGCCTGTGGTCGAGCTTTCCGCAGATCGGCCCCTCGCTGGGGTTCGTGCTGGCCAACGGCGTGATGCTGGCGCTGTCCGCCGGTCTGTCCGACGCGCAGTTCGCGGCGTGGGGGTGGCGGGTGCCGTTCTGGGCGGCGGGAGTGCTCGCGGCCGCGGGGCTGTGGCTGCGCAGTTCGCTCGCGGAGAGTCCGCGGTTTCTCGAAATGCGGGAGCACGCGCGTGTGCCACTCGCCGAGGTGGTGCGTGACCACTGGCGGCTGGTGCTGCTGACGGCCGGTGGACTCGCGGTCGGGTACGCGGTGTTCTACGCCGTGACGACCTGGGCGCTCGCCTACGGCGTCGAGCGGCTCGGTGTGAGCCGTACCGTCATGCTGGGCTGCATCATGGCCGCGGTGGTGGTGAAGGGGTCCCTGACGCCGCTGGTGGCGGTGCTCAGCGACCGTTACGGGCGGCGGCCACTGTGTCTGGCGGGCTGTGCGGCCGCCGCGCTGTGGATGTTCCCGATGATCGCGCTGCTGTCGACCGGTGAGCCGCTGCTGATGTTTCTCGGCTTCGTGGTGGCGCTGCTCGCGTTCATCACCATGTTCGCCGTGATCGCCGCCTGTCTGCCGGAGTTGTACGAGCCCCGGGTGCGCTGCACGGGCGCCGCGGTGGGTTACAACCTGGGCGGGGTGCTCGGGGGCGCGCTCACGCCGATCGTGGCGACTGCGGTGGCGCACGGGGAGCGGGTCCCCTGGGGTGTGGCCGCGTATCTGACGGGGATCGCCCTGCTCAGCCTCGGGTGCTTCGCGTTGCTGCCGGAGACGCTCCCGGTGCGGCGGCTGGCGGTGGCACCGGCCACGGACTGA
- a CDS encoding TerC/Alx family metal homeostasis membrane protein has translation MDVSVTLWVLTIVGLAALIAVDFFIGRKPHDVSIKEAGIWTVVWIALAGLFGLGLLLFSGGEPAGEFFAGFITEKSLSVDNLFVFVLIMAKFAVPSQYQQRVLLVGVLIALVLRAIFIAAGAAILASFAWVFYIFGAFLIYTAWKLIQEARADDEDEEFEENRLLKAAEQRFGVADRYHGTKLWIQQNGKRVMTPMLVVMLAIGTTDVLFALDSIPAIFGLTQDPYIVFTANAFALMGLRQLYFLIGGLLRKLVHLSYGLSVILGFIGIKLVLHALHESGVHVPEISIPVSLGVICAVLVITTITSLMASKKQAAREEAESAPKDSIDV, from the coding sequence GTGGATGTTTCAGTGACCCTGTGGGTCCTTACCATCGTGGGCCTAGCCGCCCTGATCGCGGTCGACTTCTTCATCGGCCGCAAACCCCATGACGTATCCATCAAGGAAGCCGGAATCTGGACGGTCGTCTGGATCGCCCTGGCCGGACTGTTCGGACTCGGACTGCTCCTCTTCTCCGGCGGAGAGCCCGCGGGGGAGTTCTTCGCCGGCTTCATCACCGAGAAGTCGCTGAGCGTCGACAACCTCTTCGTCTTCGTCCTGATCATGGCGAAGTTCGCGGTGCCCTCGCAGTACCAGCAGCGAGTGCTCCTCGTCGGCGTCCTCATAGCGCTCGTCCTGCGCGCGATCTTCATCGCTGCGGGTGCCGCGATCCTCGCGAGCTTCGCGTGGGTCTTCTACATCTTCGGCGCGTTCCTCATCTACACCGCCTGGAAGCTCATCCAGGAGGCCAGGGCAGACGACGAGGACGAGGAGTTCGAGGAGAACCGGCTGCTCAAGGCCGCCGAGCAACGCTTCGGCGTGGCCGACCGCTACCACGGCACCAAACTGTGGATCCAGCAGAACGGCAAGCGCGTCATGACGCCGATGCTGGTCGTGATGCTCGCGATCGGCACCACGGACGTCCTGTTCGCGCTCGACTCGATCCCTGCGATCTTCGGCCTGACCCAGGACCCGTACATCGTCTTCACCGCCAACGCGTTCGCCCTGATGGGTCTGCGCCAGCTGTACTTCCTCATCGGCGGACTGCTCAGGAAGCTGGTTCACCTCAGCTACGGCCTGTCGGTCATCCTCGGCTTCATCGGCATCAAGCTCGTGCTGCATGCCTTGCACGAGTCCGGCGTCCACGTTCCCGAGATCTCCATCCCGGTCTCGCTCGGCGTGATCTGCGCGGTCCTGGTGATCACCACGATCACCAGCCTGATGGCGTCCAAGAAGCAGGCGGCGCGCGAAGAGGCCGAGAGCGCCCCGAAGGACAGCATCGACGTCTGA
- a CDS encoding S66 peptidase family protein codes for MTTPSDPAPCLPSYPPKPSPGDRIAVLSPSSGLPGLLPLPYELGLERLRKEYGLEPVEYPTTRKMGATPRERADDIHAAFADPTVKAVIASIGGDDQITVLPLLDRELIRANPKLTAESLRAALFTSGPYELRPAERFGDVNRPWQDPATFDSEPATEPGGGWIWHRPDRVVEARSWGGNIEILSWLLMADREIAHDTSVYDGQVLFLETSEDMPSANDVFWILRSMGERGLLQRFPALLMGRAKAWSFERPNDAEAKARYAREQREAVLKALGMYAPEMMVVFDVDFGHTDPQLVIPYGGTVRADGPARRITVTY; via the coding sequence ATGACCACACCGTCGGACCCTGCGCCGTGCCTTCCGTCGTATCCGCCCAAGCCCTCACCCGGCGACCGCATAGCCGTGCTCTCGCCGTCCTCGGGGCTTCCGGGGCTCCTGCCGCTCCCCTACGAACTGGGCCTGGAACGGCTGCGCAAGGAGTACGGCCTCGAACCGGTCGAGTATCCGACGACCCGGAAAATGGGTGCGACGCCGCGGGAACGGGCCGACGACATCCACGCGGCGTTCGCCGACCCCACGGTCAAGGCCGTGATCGCCTCGATCGGCGGCGACGACCAGATCACCGTACTGCCGCTGCTGGACCGGGAGTTGATCCGCGCGAACCCGAAGCTGACGGCCGAGTCGCTGCGGGCCGCGCTCTTCACGTCCGGACCTTACGAACTGCGGCCCGCCGAGCGCTTCGGGGACGTCAACCGTCCCTGGCAGGACCCGGCGACCTTCGACTCGGAGCCCGCGACGGAACCGGGCGGCGGCTGGATCTGGCACCGCCCCGACCGCGTGGTCGAGGCGCGCTCCTGGGGCGGCAACATCGAGATCCTGTCGTGGCTGCTGATGGCGGACCGCGAGATCGCGCACGACACTTCCGTGTACGACGGCCAGGTGCTGTTCCTGGAGACCTCGGAGGACATGCCGAGCGCCAACGACGTCTTCTGGATCCTGCGCAGCATGGGCGAGCGCGGACTGCTGCAACGCTTCCCCGCCCTCTTGATGGGGCGCGCGAAGGCATGGTCCTTCGAACGCCCCAACGACGCCGAGGCGAAGGCGCGTTACGCGCGGGAGCAGCGCGAGGCCGTCCTCAAGGCCCTCGGCATGTATGCCCCAGAGATGATGGTTGTCTTCGATGTGGACTTCGGTCACACCGATCCGCAACTGGTCATCCCCTACGGCGGCACGGTGCGCGCCGACGGTCCCGCGCGGCGCATCACCGTCACCTACTGA
- a CDS encoding amino acid ABC transporter ATP-binding protein produces the protein MTATPDASPVLRMESVRKTFGSSVVLRDVDLEVAPHTVTALIGASGSGKSTLLRCTNLLEEIDDGAIWLDGEEITDPRADQDAVRRRIGVVFQAYNLFPHMTVLENITLAPRRVHGVDRADAEAHAVELLERLGLGAKAGEYPDRLSGGQQQRAAIVRALAVRPRLLLLDEITAALDPELVGEVLTVVRDLKDDGMTMVLATHEMGFAREVADQVCFLDGGTVLERGTAEQVFGDPREERTRQFLRRIVEAGRL, from the coding sequence ATGACCGCCACCCCCGACGCCTCCCCCGTCCTGCGGATGGAGTCCGTCCGTAAGACCTTCGGCAGCTCCGTCGTGCTGCGGGACGTCGATCTGGAGGTCGCCCCGCACACGGTGACCGCGCTGATCGGTGCCTCCGGGTCCGGCAAGTCGACGCTGCTTCGCTGCACGAACCTCCTGGAGGAGATCGACGACGGCGCGATCTGGCTGGACGGCGAGGAGATCACCGACCCGCGTGCCGACCAAGATGCGGTGCGCCGCCGGATCGGCGTGGTCTTCCAGGCGTACAACCTCTTTCCGCACATGACCGTCCTGGAGAACATCACCCTCGCGCCGCGCCGCGTGCACGGCGTGGACCGGGCGGACGCGGAAGCGCACGCGGTTGAGCTGCTGGAGCGGCTCGGACTCGGCGCCAAGGCGGGCGAGTACCCGGACCGGCTCAGCGGCGGCCAGCAGCAACGGGCGGCCATCGTCCGCGCCTTGGCCGTACGGCCCCGGCTGCTGCTCCTGGACGAGATCACCGCGGCCCTCGATCCGGAGCTCGTGGGCGAGGTCCTCACCGTCGTCCGGGACCTGAAGGACGACGGCATGACGATGGTGCTGGCCACGCACGAGATGGGCTTCGCCCGCGAGGTCGCCGACCAGGTCTGCTTCCTGGACGGCGGCACCGTGCTGGAGCGCGGCACGGCCGAGCAGGTCTTCGGCGACCCGCGCGAGGAGCGCACCCGGCAGTTCCTGCGGCGCATCGTGGAGGCGGGCCGCCTCTGA